Genomic DNA from Macadamia integrifolia cultivar HAES 741 chromosome 6, SCU_Mint_v3, whole genome shotgun sequence:
aattcGTCCAAGACGAAGAGATTTAaagaggttcacacaccgatgtaatatgttacgtcctcgggcgaagaagaaaatgattcactatgttggaGGAAATATTACAATAGAGATCTCTTACGAATACCCAAACTTGGCCCAACCATTTTGCTACCATCACatatctctaaaaaaaaaaaatcattcagaTCGCCGCAAAATTTTGTTGCAGTGGGTTAATCatcaaaacaggtcaagaattcaagataaACATAACAATTACAAACAAAGACAACTTTGAATAAGTTGATTTAACTATTGTTTATACACAACAACAGTGCATGAAAAAGTTAAGGAGGTAGGGTTTCCTACATGAACATATGAAATTCTCAAAATTAGCCTATTTTGCAAAGAAACAGtaagacaaaaggaaaaaaacacacAAGGTGTTTTGATGAAAAAAGCTATAAAAGTATGACGCTAAATATTATaacaaacaaaataacaaaataaaacttcaaagaaaagaagataaaattacaaaatagtccatagaatataaaaattaaagggaaaataTCGAAAGCTGACGGAAAATCTCAAAAATCACACATGGAAGATAAAAGAACCCTCAACGTTTAGAGGATATCTCAAAGCAAAGTGAATAAAATCGAAtggaataaaaggaaaatgaagaagaCTTATCTAACTTCAAAACTCGTGAAGAGTGTAGGGACTTTGGAATATTCTAGGTCAAGGTTGGAGGAGTTCAAATCTGTACAAAAGCAAGGCACTTGCAAATAAAgaagagtctctctctctctctctctgaggaCTCTTTGTAGGGACTAAATGAAGATCCCAAATCGTCTTAGGAACCTTTAATTTATAGCTTAGGATGTTATAAATGTCCAAGGGGTGTTTCTCATCCAACTCTTAGAAATCTCCTTGATCCTCAGCATAAATTTATGGTGTGATGATGGGATTCTTGGTAATTATTGGGGGTACGATATCTTGTATTTTGTTGCACAGATTTTAATCTAAGAGAGACGTGAGAATGAACAACTATAATCTTATTCTCCATTTATAGTGAAGCAGATCTTATCTCACCGtggacataggcaatcttgtcaaACCACGTAAATTTTTGCACTATGTGATTGTTTGCTCAATTTCTATTCATTTTCTGCATTGTTATAAGTTTTCGTCTCTACAACTATTGTGCTGGAACCCCACTCCCTTAAAACATATACTTGGAACTTTGCTTACTTGTATTTGCTTTCTTGAACAAAACAGGAGGTTTTGGGAGTTACCTCTTCGCAATGAGCGAGGGTATTGCTAAACAATCAACAGAAGCCAACAAGGCACAAAATATTAAGAACCCATCTCTGGGATGGATGATTGGGTTTCTCTTTCTTGTTAGCTTCCTTGGGCTCTTTTCTGTGGTTCCTCTTCGGAAGGTAATATATGGACTTGACATGCTTTCTCCAGATAATGACTTGCATGTTTATATGGTTTCCTCATGGTTTCTTTCAGATTATGATTATAGACTTTAAACTGATCTATCCAAGTGGTACTGCTACTGCACATCTTATCAACAGCTTCCACACTCCACAAGGAGCAAAATTAGCTAAGTAAGACTCTGCTTGATGCAAACATGTTAAATAAGCCATCTGGGAGGTTTCTTATCAATTTTCAATTcgactctttttcttttctaggaaGCAAGTCAAAGCATTGGGCAAATTCTTCTCATTCAGTTTCCTTTGGGCATTCTTCCAATGGTTCTTCACTGCTGGGGATAATTGTGGATTCTCAAACTTCCCTACATTCGGTCTCAAAGCATTTGAGAACAAGTAATATAGTGTTTTATAGTTCAAGTATGATGATTTGTTTGGTTTTAAGTTTAGGCAAATATGATACTCTGGAGTGGCTTAGGAACTTCAacttttagtttttttattaagaaatgCCACTACTTCAGCCACATTGACAGGTGACATGACCATCTAGACCACCTGTGTCCTCATCCATGTCAGCCTTAACATGGGGCTCCTTGGTCATCACCTATGCTTCTACAATTTGCATGCAAAATACCAGTTTTCTTATCCTTCAATGTTAGAATTCTAATGTTATTTCTTGCTGTAATAAAAAACAGGTTTTACTTTGACTTTTCTGCTACATATGTAGGGGTTGGGATGATCTGCCCTTACATCATAAATATATCATTGCTACTTGGGGCGATTCTGTCATGGGGTATCATGTGGCCTCTCATTGAAACTAAAAAGGGTCATTGGTATCCTGAAGATCTGAGCTCTACCAGCCTCCATGGCTTACAAGGTTACAGGGTAAACTACTTTCGCTACAACCTTTGAACTGAATGATCATGAAGGCTTCTTAACTGAGGAATCAATCCAGTTCGAAATAGATCAagtgccaaaaaaagaaaagccatTGGAATCTGTAAAGTTTCCATCCCAAAGTTCTAACTGGTAGGTGGTGGGACTCCCAGGTGTATAAGGGGGGCTGCAAGCTAATTAGTAGATGTGGGATTTAACTCCCAACGCTCCCCTGCACATGTGGCAATACATATTGTGGACATGTGGATACGGTGAAAACCCGCCCACCTAAAAGCTTGAACTGTTAGGAAAGGGCAGCATCTATGTATACATCAACATAACCTTTGTAATTTGGCACACAGAGGAACTTGATCTATTTTTcagaatcttcttcttcatttaacAATTAACTTGTGTTGCACTACAGATTTTTATTGGTATCGCTATGATCCTAGGAGATGGTCTCTACAACTTTGTGAAGGTTCTCAGTCAAACTCTCTTTGGCTTGTTTCAACAACTCTTCCATAACAAAAGAGATCTCCCCAGTACTGGTCCCTCTGCTCCTGTGAACCTACCTCTCTCCTATGATGATCATCGCCGAACACAGctcttcctcaaagatcaaatacCAACTTGGGTTGCAATAGGAGGCTATGCTACCATCGCTGCCATCTCCACCATCACTCTACCAAAAATTTTTCACCAGCTCAAGTGGTACCATGCCTTGGTCATGTACATCATTGCACCAACCCTAGCCTTCTGCAATGCATATGGTTGTGGACTCACTGATTGGTCCATGGCCTCAACGTATGGGAAGCTTGCCATCTTTACCATTGGTGCATGGGCAGGGGCCTCTAATGGTGGAGTTCTCGCAGGTCTTGCAGCATGTGGAGTCATGATGAACATTGTTTCCACAGCTTCTGATCTCATGCAGGATTTCAAGACAGGGTACCTAACATTAGCTTCACCTCGTTCCATGTTTGTGAGCCAAGTTATTGGGACTGCAATGGGTTGTGTCATCTCCCCTAGCGTTTTTTGGCTCTTCTACCAGGCCTTCCCCAATATTGGTGTCCCAGGGTCTGAATACCCTGCTCCTTATGTTCTTGTATACCGCAACATGTCAATATTTGGGGTTGAGGGGTTCTCTACTCTACCAAAACACTGCCTTCAACTTTGCTATGCTTTTTTTGCTGCTGCCATTCTTGTGAACTCGATCAGAGATGTTGTAGGAAAGAAATGGGCAAAATATATTCCACTCCCAATGGCCATGGCTCTACCATTCTACCTCGGAGGCTACTTCACAATTGACATGTGTGTTGGGAGTTTGACCGTATTTGTGTGGCGAAAGGTTAACAAAGCCAAGGCAGAAGCATTTGGACCTGCAGTAGCTTCCGGTTTGATTTGTGGGGATGGAATATGGACTTTGCCCAGCTCAATACTTGCTTTGGCTGGGGTGCAACCACCCATCTGCATGAAGTTTCTCACAAGGAAAACAAACTCCAGGGTTGATAAATTGCTAGCCTCTTAAGCTGAGCGTCAGTTTAACCGTGTTCTAGCCATATGAGAAATATCCATGTATTTTTCAGACTCTATGTATTTATAAAGGTAAACAGTGAAGTTCCATTACAGCAAAGATGACCAATGATATATGTTGCAGCACAGAATAAATTAGATGGTTTTCTGGGTGCAAGCATCTCCCACACCAAAAACACTCATCCTTCCCAATGTATATCCAACTATAGCCGCTCTTACTGTCCTTATCTCTTCCCAATCCCCCATTAGCACCATACATGTTAGCCAAGAGAACATTAATAGAAGCTGATTTAGACTCCAATCTAAAGAGCTTATATGCATATTTCAGCCTAAACTTTAATTCCCCCACTAGCTCTCCAACCATTCAGTAGTGCACCCATGACTAGCACTAGTCTCAAAAGGCATCCCTCTCATATATTCTCTGAACATCAAAAGCACCCACATCTTGAATACATTGCCATAATTTCCTACAAAACAATGGAATTCAAATACTAACTTGATGATACAACCAATGAATCGAATATCTTTCTCGAGGATGTGCAACGAAAACATGGGGCTCAAAACCAGTTTTTAGAACCAGAAAATGGAGTTGCTCCCCTTGCTTAATGTATTTTAGCTTGCCACAAGCTTTTGCAGCAACAGAGAATGCTTGATGGCTGAACTCCATGCCATGACCATTCATTATTGCAACAAATTCGAAGGCTTCATCACGACCCATTACGTGAATAACACAAAAATATCTAATTCAAGACACTGAGTCTCTGGTAAGAATTTCATCGAACATTTGTGCTGCTTCATTCATTTTCccacaatgaagaaaaaattgataAGAACATCTCCAACAATCACACCAGATGGAGGTGTTCTATTGAATCTTAACTACTTGAGCACGGAGAGAGGGCAATTTCTCAACATTTTAATAACAGGCAAAAGTTTCTTGCACAATCCACTTAAGGAAGCTTTAATACCTTTACTGTCGCTTAAAAAAAATAGGTGAACGGTTAGATCTGTAAGTCTTCtataaaatatcaaatttttGTTCATTAGGATTTTCCAAGTGGTGAAATAAAGCTTAGAGAAAATCTAAGACATAGGAGAGTGCATAGTAATGGTTCGAGTTCTATGACGTGCTTAGATATAGATGGGTATGGATGTCAATAGCTGGAATGAAACGTATTTGATTCAATTATGctttgaaatttaacatgtgactAATCTAAACCATATCCTCTCTATACAATTGTCAAAATACCTAATAATTTTCATGTGGCTCAGAATGGTGGACAAGAAGCCCTTGCAAATgaggttttcttcttttttttttttttttttttttcactaacgAGGATTTCCAAGCCTTCTACCTGACTATTCCCTCAGGTCCAGCCGAACCCACAATCACTGGGACCAAATTAATCCCATTGTGAGTAACCCCAAAATTGTGCTGCCTATTTCAAATGCTTTTCAAGGCGCCGTGACCCAGATCAAATTACCATTGGACCAACTCCTTGGGGCTAAAAAATTGGTACCTTGCAAATGAGGTTGTGTAAAGatagttttttatttaattaaatgattaaaaaaaaaaaaacacaaacacacacacacacatgttaCACAATTATCATTTCATGGAATTTACACAGATAAAAAGGTCCATTACAATCTGGATAAATATTGAGTGATGTTAAAATATAATTTCActttaaaatattgaaaataattGGATGTTCAAGGCTTGAATGCTGAAAATGCTACAACCGAGTTGTGTCCTCCAAAGCCAAAAGAATTGGAAATTGCTGCAAATAATAACAATACATAATAATATGTGTAAGTATGCTATTAACATTCTTTTAGTTCAAACATGAGAGGGCTCTACTCTTTGTAAGATCATATGGGATTTTATGCACAAAGTTATG
This window encodes:
- the LOC122081173 gene encoding probable metal-nicotianamine transporter YSL7 encodes the protein MERIENQQDNRRNNVEEIETISTERIFDTKAAPPWEKQLTCRAFMVSFALSVLLSFIVMKLNLTTGIIPSLNGSAGLLGFFFVKTWTKLLKKSGLLKQAFTRQENTVIQTCVVASSGIAFSGGFGSYLFAMSEGIAKQSTEANKAQNIKNPSLGWMIGFLFLVSFLGLFSVVPLRKIMIIDFKLIYPSGTATAHLINSFHTPQGAKLAKKQVKALGKFFSFSFLWAFFQWFFTAGDNCGFSNFPTFGLKAFENKFYFDFSATYVGVGMICPYIINISLLLGAILSWGIMWPLIETKKGHWYPEDLSSTSLHGLQGYRIFIGIAMILGDGLYNFVKVLSQTLFGLFQQLFHNKRDLPSTGPSAPVNLPLSYDDHRRTQLFLKDQIPTWVAIGGYATIAAISTITLPKIFHQLKWYHALVMYIIAPTLAFCNAYGCGLTDWSMASTYGKLAIFTIGAWAGASNGGVLAGLAACGVMMNIVSTASDLMQDFKTGYLTLASPRSMFVSQVIGTAMGCVISPSVFWLFYQAFPNIGVPGSEYPAPYVLVYRNMSIFGVEGFSTLPKHCLQLCYAFFAAAILVNSIRDVVGKKWAKYIPLPMAMALPFYLGGYFTIDMCVGSLTVFVWRKVNKAKAEAFGPAVASGLICGDGIWTLPSSILALAGVQPPICMKFLTRKTNSRVDKLLAS